From Glycine soja cultivar W05 chromosome 4, ASM419377v2, whole genome shotgun sequence, the proteins below share one genomic window:
- the LOC114408143 gene encoding uncharacterized protein LOC114408143 produces the protein MTLTIPQLFLKPLQVMWDVTIFGVFNQNFPLYIKHKDLSEIAHGGQCLSISVIQLWILHLTETSVRAGHSNMYGFLEPQSIQRSGQSQFESESYIKSWIQSSKRDVYLGAYLIG, from the exons atgacattgaccatcccacaactgTTTTTGAAGCCTctccaggttatgtgggatgttACCATATTCGGGGTGTTTAATCAAAACTTCCCGTTGTATATAAAGCACAAAGATCTCTCTGAaattgcacacggtggtcaatgtctcagcatatctgttatacagttgtggattct CcatctgactgagacaagtgTGCGAGCGGGGCATTCTAatatgtatggattcctcgagccacagtccattcagagatctgggcaatcacaatttgaatccgaaagttacatcaagagttggatacagagttcaaaacgagatgtttaccttggagcctacctgattgggtaa